From Salvia splendens isolate huo1 chromosome 16, SspV2, whole genome shotgun sequence, a single genomic window includes:
- the LOC121771936 gene encoding serine/threonine-protein phosphatase 7 long form homolog, with amino-acid sequence METSSSSGQLLYGPEDPSVLNMQKHHISNKLMKEGTTQVFKVRRIESKTWDIDIHENVRYWLDAFGFKGVMDCERPMKVDNELITALIECWRPETHTFHLPIGEATITLEDVQAIWGLRADGRVFTGRDYHVNFPDWTSKCRDLLGWIPDTSTETKQGGLLMTALINQTRMPLGDDLLTYVYIQRASIHALILLGGLILPDTTGCKVPFMWLNALGDPEEVKTISWGSAALAYLYHYLCEASIDKRKELGGPMILLQLWAWERMPTLRPLGRYCVLHPSTWYCVHYQLQVPQKDHSAVCENISTQCKRILEVVVHLARRVYTLPSHH; translated from the coding sequence ATGGAGACTTCAAGTTCTAGCGGACAATTATTATATGGACCTGAAGACCCGTCCGTGCTAAATATGCAGAAACATcatatttcaaataaactcatGAAAGAGGGCACAACACAAGTATTTAAAGTCCGAAGGATAGAAAGTAAGACTTGGGACATCGACATTCATGAGAATGTTAGATATTGGCTTGACGCctttggtttcaaaggcgtgatGGATTGTGAGAGGCCCATGAAGGTCGACAATGAGCTGATCACGGCTTTGATTGAGTGTTGGAGGCCGGAGACGCACACTTTCCATCTACCGATCGGTGAGGCGACGATcaccttggaagatgtgcaagccaTTTGGGGCTTGAGGGCGGATGGTCGCGTTTTCACAGGGCGTGACTATCATGTCAACTTTCCAGATTGGACCAGCAAGTGCCGCGatctgttgggatggataccagaTACTTCCACAGAGACAAAGCAAGGCGGTTTGCTGATGACCGCGTTGATCAACCAGACAAGGATGCCTCTGGGTGATGACCTACTTACGTACGTATACATCCAAAGGGCTAGTATCCATGCCCTAATTTTATTAGGAGGTCTCATTCTACCAGACACCACGGGGTGTAAGGTTCCATTTATGTGGTTAAATGCGCTTGGGGATCCGGAAGAGGTGAAGACTATTAGTTGGGGAAGTGCGGCATTGGCCTACCTTTATCATTATCTGTGCGAGGCTTCCATAGATAAGAGGAAAGAGTTGGGCGGGCCTATGATCCTTCTGCAgctatgggcgtgggaaagaatgcccacattgaggCCACTCGGCAGGTACTGTGTTCTTCATCCCAGTACATGGTACTGCGTTCATTACCAACTTCAGGTACCTCAGAAGGACCACTCGGCAGTCTGCGAAAATATTTCTACCCAGTGTAAACGTAttctggaagtggttgttcaccttgcacgaCGGGTTTATACACTACCTTCTCATCACTAG
- the LOC121769693 gene encoding UDP-N-acetylglucosamine diphosphorylase 1-like has translation MREPASENNALPPQSLLERVKDYGQEDVFALWDELSPEERDVLVKDIEGLDLPRVDRIIRCSFRSQGLPAAAIEPVPESNVSMVEKRTMEERERWWKMGLKAISDGKLGVLLLSGGQGTRLGSSDPKGCFNIGLPSGKSLFQLQAERILCLQRLATQSVNEGTNVPHIHWYIMTSPFTDEPIRKYFESCKYFGLEADQVTFFQQGIIPCVARDGRFIMETPYRVAKSPDGNGGVYSALKSAKLLEDMASRGIKYLDCYGVDNALVRVGDPTFLGYFVDTGVAAAAKVVRKAYPQEKVGVFVRRGKGGPVSVVEYSELDSSMASAINQETGRLRYCWSNVCLHMFTLDFLNQVANGLEKDSIYHLAEKNIPSIHGHTPGYKLEQFIFDAFPYAPSTALFEALREEEFAPVKNANGSNFDTPDSARLLVLRLHTRWVVAAGGFLTHSVPLYATGVEVSPRCSYAGENLEAICRGRTFHAPCEIAF, from the exons ATGAGGGAACCGGCGTCGGAGAATAATGCGCTGCCGCCGCAGTCGCTGCTCGAGAGGGTTAAGGATTACGGCCAGGAAGACGTGTTTGCGCTGTGGGATGAGCTGTCTCCCGAGGAGCGAGACGTTCTCGTCAAGGATATCGAG GGTTTAGATCTTCCGAGAGTTGATCGGATTATTCGGTGCTCATTTCGGTCTCAAG GGCTACCTGCAGCAGCAATAGAGCCAGTTCCAGAGAGTAACGTTTCTATGGTAGAGAAGCGGACAATGGAAGAAAGGGAGAGGTGGTGGAAAATGGGATTAAAGGCCATATCAGATGGAAAATTGGGCGTGCTACTTTTATCTGGTGGACAG GGAACTCGTCTTGGAAGCTCAGATCCAAAAGGATGCTTCA ACATCGGACTTCCCTCTGGGAAATCACTTTTCCAACTTCAAGCTGAGCGAATTTTGTGTCTTCAAAGATTGGCAACTCAATCTGTTAATGAAG GTACAAATGTCCCCCATATACATTGGTACATAATGACCAGTCCATTCACTGATGAACCTATCCGCAAATATTTTGAAAGCTGCAAGTATTTTGGCCTCGAAGCAGATCAA GTCACGTTCTTCCAGCAGGGAATAATTCCTTGTGTGGCAAGAGATGGTAGATTCATAATGGAAACTCCGTACAGA GTTGCAAAGTCTCCTGATGGGAATGGAGGAGTCTATTCAG CTTTGAAATCAGCAAAGCTGTTGGAAGATATGGCTTCACGAGGGATCAAATACTTGGACTGTTATGGAGTTGATAATGCTCTG GTGCGTGTTGGAGATCCAACTTTCTTGGGTTATTTCGTTGATACAGGTGTGGCAGCTGCTGCTAAGGTTGTCCGAAAG GCATACCCACAAGAAAAGGTTGGTGTATTTGTTCGCCGAGGGAAAGGTGGACCAGTGTCTGTGGTTGAGTACAGTGAACTGGACTCATCAATGGCTAGTGCAATCAATCAGGAAACTGGTCGCCTTCGCTATTGCTGGAGTAAT GTCTGCCTACACATGTTCACCTTAGACTTCCTGAATCAAGTAGCAAATGGCCTTGAGAAAGACAGCAT CTATCATCTAGCCGAAAAGAATATCCCTTCAATTCATGGACACACGCCAGGGTACAAGCTGGAGCAGTTCATATTTGACGCATTTCCGTATGCCCCTTCCACAGCACTTTTTGAG GCATTGCGTGAAGAAGAATTTGCGCCAGTAAAAAACGCGAATGGATCAAATTTCGACACCCCAGACAGTGCTCGGCTGCTTGTCCTTCGCCTGCATACTCGTTGGGTGGTTGCTGCTGGTGGCTTCTTGACTCATTCAGTGCCCCTATATGCTACTG GCGTGGAAGTTTCTCCTCGGTGTTCGTATGCAGGAGAAAACCTTGAGGCCATCTGCCGTGGAAGAACATTTCACGCTCCTTGTGAGATTGCATTTTAG
- the LOC121769694 gene encoding protein RGF1 INDUCIBLE TRANSCRIPTION FACTOR 1-like, with the protein MKPAWLEGLMAESFFAACGVHQKCRKNEKNIFCLNCCQSFCPHCLLSHHPSHPLLQVRRYVYQDVIRLDDLEKLIDCSYIQPYTINSAKVIFLNQRAQSRSCKGSANSCYTCDRILQDPFHFCSLSCKVDYMVYQGENLSRILYNFDHSDFPISQFEDLTVDVADEGGHVTPSSFLEGYGGSKKKRGFLMLSFGNRRKGAPHRSPLS; encoded by the exons ATGAAGCCTGCATGGCTTGAAGGTTTAATGGCGGAATCATTCTTCGCTGCTTGCGGGGTCCACCAGAAATGCAGGAAAAACGAGAAGAACATTTTCTGCTTGAATTGTTGCCAGAGTTTTTGCCCTCACTGCCTTCTCTCTCATCACCCCTCCCACCCTCTCCTTCAG GTAAGGAGATATGTATACCAAGATGTGATCAGATTGGACGACCTCGAAAAGCTCATCGACTGTTCATACATTCAG CCCTACACGATAAATAGTGCCAAAGTGATATTCTTGAATCAAAGGGCGCAATCGAGATCTTGCAAGGGCTCTGCAAATTCTTGTTACACATGTGACAGAATTCTTCAGGACCCATTCCATTTCTGTTCCCTCTCTTGCAAG GTCGACTACATGGTTTACCAAGGCGAGAACCTTTCACGAATCCTGTACAATTTCGACCACTCGGACTTTCCCATCTCTCAATTCGAAGACCTGACGGTTGACGTGGCAGATGAGGGTGGCCACGTCACCCCTAGCTCCTTTTTGGAGGGATATGGAGGATCCAAGAAAAAGAGGGGATTTCTAATGCTATCTTTTGGCAATAGAAGAAAAGGGGCGCCACATAGGTCTCCACTTTCTTGA